Part of the Methanococcus maripaludis genome is shown below.
GTTTCTGATGCAATTGTTGCTACCAGATCATCTCTCAGTTTCAAGACCATGGCTCGATAATCATCTTCAATAGTTACTTCAACAGGCTCTAAGTTGTCGGGCTGACCAACAAGGATAAATTTATACTGTGCTGATGAATTGTAGCAATGTACTGGACTTGCCCAAACTCGACCAATTACGTTTGAAGTTGCTCCATTTGCATATGAAGAGTAAGCAATTGGCGTCACTTCGTTTACGAATGTTGTTGGAAGAGATCCATCGGCCCCATCAACATAGTAAGCACCGTTATGGATCATATCCCATGCTTCAAGAGTGGTAAGTTTTGTATCTATTGTAATTGTTTTATCGTATTCTTCCCAGGTTTCCCACATTTCAAGACCATAATCTTCATTATATCTCCATCCAGATTCTTCTTTGTAAAGTTTAGCATATCCATCAATTTCAACGACAAGTTCAAACTGTTTGACTTCTGCATTTAGTAACTCCTGAAGAATTTCTCTATCTGGGGCATTTGTTACTTGCGATTTTGCCTTTCCAATGTATGGATCAGGTGCTTTCATTGTGAAATTTAAAATATATTCTTCAATTGCATCAGGATAATCTTCACAATTTTCTTGAAGTTTTATATCGTCTGAATACGTTTTTTCATTCCATTTAACGCCATCAGAATCTACAAGGTAGATTTTTACACTTTCAATTTTTACATAAGAACTTTCTGAGCCAGTTAATGCTTCATCAAACTTTAATTGAACTGGAAAAGCTGAAAAACCATATATTTTGTCAGGCCCCTTCATTGAAACTGAAACATCTGACAGGGTTCCTGTAGTTTTAAATAAATATGTTCCAATTCCAGATTCTAATTTATCTTTAATTTCTGCAATATCTTGTGCTGCAGATTCTTCTGAATATTGCCTGTATCCTGCAAGTTCTTCGTAAATATACGAATTATTAATGTATTCTGAATCTGTCACATTAGTCTTTGCAGCTCCGGTGACTGCTGCAGATTCTTCAACATCTTTTCCTGTGGCCCATCTGTAAGCATAGTCCACACCGGCTGCACCAATACATGCAACACCAGCCGCAACAAGAACTGGAGCTCCAGCAGTTACTGCAAGTGCACCAACAGCAAGGCCACCAATTCCAAGAGCTCCAACATCATCCCATCCTGCATTTACTTCAGTACCTAAAACAGAAAAAGCACTTGCTGAAGGGAGTGAAGCAATTAAAAAAATGCAGAAAATAGAAAATAGTTTTGATTTCATCATTTTTTCAGCCTCAATGCTGCAAATGTTCCTGCAATTAAAAGAACTGCAGCAGCTAAAAGAATTAGTGTAGTGTTACCTCCAGGAACTGAAGCCAGGAAAAGTGAACTACTGGGTATTGTTAAAACAACATTTCCAAAATAAATCGGATCTGTTTTATCAGGATCAAATATTTCTAAAGTTAATTGGTAGTTTTCAAGATCAAGCTCTTCTGGAACTTCAAAAGAAATGTCAACTGTTTTGTCAACCGTTTTTGGAGCTATTGAAAACGTTTTAGCAATTGATTCGTTAAAAAACGGACACGTTAACTCCGAAGTATAATATTTTACATTTGAAGTAGGGTTTGAAATCTTAAACTGCACTGTTGCGACACTTCCTGGATTTGCAGTGATTTCTTCAGTAATCAAAGTTACTGGTTCAATGATCTCGATTGAATAATAGGTTTTTACAGTTCCTGTTTTTGCAGTTAATTCAAGTGTGTAATCTCCTGCATCATCAATTGGAACTTCAAACGTGTAATCACAGTATTCTAAAAGATTAGAACTTGAACTCCACTGTTCAACATCTTCAGAATCATAAAGAACCATTAAAACTGAATAAGCAGTTCCAGACTGGTCTGTTAATGTAATATCATTTATTCCGATTCCAAAAGTTTCAGGCATTTCAAGTAAAAATGGAAGTTCTAAAACTTCATAATTAATCGTTTCAAGGTTTGTGTAAGCCGTACCTTCGATATCAACAGCATCTAATTCTACTGTAAACGTCTTTTCTCCCCAGGATGCCGGAGTTTTAAACTCGATTTCAATATTTTGAATGCTTGTTACATCACCTAATATGTAATATCCATCGGATCCTTTTGGCAATTCTTGAGTCTGATAATAAACTTTGCTTACTTCAACTCCTGAAACCCTCAATTTTGTTGCATAAGCTTCCTTTAATGGAGTTATATCCATAGATAATGTTCCAACGGAATTTGGATACAAATTCCCAGAAAATTCATTTGAAACTTGGAATATTGCGGTTTTTGGAGCAAGTGAAACAAATAACTCCGTTTCATTCTCAATATTTACGTTGATAGATTCGTACGCGTCCCAGTACCCTTCTTTCACTAGTTTTAAATTATATTCCCCTACCGGAATATCGATTTGTAAAAGTCCGCCGTTATCGGTTGTACCTAGTAATATATCCCCGTCATAGACTGCTGTTTCTGGTTCAGTATTGATCGATACAGTCCCCCGGTCGGGAGGTTCTATTAATGTAGTAACTAATGTATCATCATAATCTACATAATCAAAGATTGTTACAGAATAAAACCCGTAACCTTGGTATCCTAAACACGCTACCCTATGGTCATAGGTTCCAGAAACCGCCCTTGAAGTAAATTGACCAGAAGCCGCACTTTTTCCCTCAGCATGGGCTAAAGACTCAGAATTAAAGTAAATACATGATTCGGACCCATAATAATCTGCTCCAGTATATGCCACTGCATAAATATACGCATATTGTGCGTTTTCAACATATCCTGTACGTGTCGTAGTTGATGTTGAATAATATGTTGTAACTGGTACTAGTTGATCTTCGATATATACTGTATATTCTCCAGAAAACGCCAATGTTCTAACATTATATGCTAAAGCCGTACAAAATCGTGCTAAATCTTTTTCCGAAGAAAAATATATTTTATTATCTCCATACCCGACAACGACCGGAACATAAGCACTCCACGAAGTGGTGTTTAATGCTGAGAGTAATAATTCATCAGTATATTGACTATTCAGTTCTACGTAATAGTCGCTCGTTTGATCACTAGACAATATACTTGTTGTACCTGCGTTTACTGTTGAAACGCACAACAAAACTAACAAAAAAAGAATAGAACGTTTTATCAAGTTAACCACCCACCAAAACGGTGTTTAATGCACTCTGTAAAATAATGTAATCTTTCAGGTGGTTTCGATCTCGTTTTAACTTGATAATCGAATTAAAAAAGTCTTTTTTTTGAATTTCAGATAAATTCAAATCTTTTGAAATTTTTCCTGCATTCATTTTCAAACTCTGAATGTTTGAGCATTTCGCTTGATCTTTAACAAAACTGGTCTGTAAAACACTACAATTTTTGTTACTCGTATGAACATTGACAGCTTTGACTTCAGATTTGTGATAATCCTTTTCAAAATGTTCAACAGGCTTTAAACAATACGGACAGATTTTAATCAAAATAATCACCTTGAAAAGAGGGGGAAATGGGAGTATTTAAAAAAAATCGATAGAGTTATCACGGGGGGCGTATCTTATTTTTCAACGATTGATATATCTCAAAATAAGAATTAAAAAAATTTACTCTACCTAATTAAATAAAAGAGCTTATATTATTTATAAATTGGTAAAAAACGGATAATCTGTCGAGTAACTATTATGTTTTGTAAGCCTAAGGTGCCGGACTCAGTCCGACACCTTAAAAATTAAAAGAAGCCCGTAGAATCGAGATAGCATGGTGTATTAAAAAAATCCGGCACCCTACCTGTGGTAAAAATGAGGTCCTTCTCGCGGAAAATCGTTTAAATTTGCTGAAAACAGTGAAGAGATAACAATACTAAAAAAAGCCACAACGTTTGAACGTGAAATTAAAAACGCAGAGGGAGGGATTTGAACCCCCGCTCCCCAGTGGAGAACCGGATTTCAAGTCCGGCGCCTTTGGCCAAGCTCAACCACCTCTGCTCGCACTTGTACTTAAGCGATTCAGCTATATATACTTTTCTATTATTCCGAGTGCGCGGTACCGTAAAATTTGTGCGCAAACCATATTAAACGCGATAGCTACAACGTCCTAAAAACGGCTACACAATGCGCTGTAACACAGTATCAATGTTAACGTACTGTGGTATGACTTGATATCCGGTTCTCCACTAAAGACCGGCGGTTCAAATCCCTCCCTCTGCGCTTTCCAAACACGTGTCCAAGTTATGACTCAAATGTTGTCCAATCGGGTGTACCCAGTTTATAACCAGAATCGAAACACAATACTGGTTGCAAAACACGTGGAAAAAAATGGTAATTTATTGCGGTACAGTTATTCCGAATAACCGAAAACATCGTCCACTTTAAATCACGTAAAAAATCGATTATATCGTTGTAACACCGTATTTAAGCTATCGTCTAGATGTGGGTGAAATAAAAAAGTCCGGCGCTTTAGCAACCCCTACCGCATCTTTTTTTGCAAAGGATGCGATAAATCTCACCGGACCACTTTTGGCCGATGCGCTCGGATACCACGGGACTGCTTACAAAATCTTTGAAATCTGGTCAAGCATTTTGTTTTTTCGCTCGGTTGAATGTGAGTAAATGAGGGTGGTTTCGATTGAGGCATGACCCAAATACTCTTTTACAACGTCGATTGAAACACCTTTATTGAGCAAATCAACCGCACGGCCGTGGCGTAATGAGTGAATAACCAGCCACTGGTTTTTGGGGACTGTTCCATCCTTTTTCAATTCCTTCACAATATTTCGGAACCGAGCTGAAAGAGTGTATTTGTTCAACTTGGCACCATTAGCTGACTTGAACAGGTGATCTTCAGGTGAATTATCCGGGTCGTGCTGTAGAAAATAGTTTAGGAGTTTCAGTGTCTCTTTGGAACACACAACTGTCCGATCTTGTTTGGTTTTCGTGTGTGTTAGTTTGAACACACCCTTGTTTAAGTCTGACGCTGAATATGTCAGATTGCACGCTTCAGACACTCGACAGCCAGTATCCCACAGGAGTCGGATAAATGTTGCATCACGAATTTTTGTACCACTGTTCGATTTCAGCAGCTTAACTAATACTTGGTTTAATGTATCTTCATCTATTGCATCGTAATGCTTGATATCAAACCGTGAAAACCTTTTTCGTTCTTTACTTTCAACTACAAAGTCGCTGAAGTTTTTGAATTTCATCAGCCGATAAAACACTTTGAGCAGCTTGAAGTATTTGTTCACTGTGTTATCGCTGCAGTTTCGCTCTCGTTTGACGTATGTGAAAAAAGCCATGTAATCTCGGTTAGTTAGAGTTTCGGGTGTTTTATTCAGTGTGTAATATATGTATCGCAAGAATACTCTGATTCGGTCGTTATCGTTGGATATTGTAGCTTCTTTTATATTGTCAAATCGTCTCTGTTCGCTGAATTCATCAACTAACTTATCGATTTCGAGTTTTTTAGTGTCGTTTGGTGCAGTGTGCTCTTTGGAATCTTTTTTGAGCAATATCATGTCAGTTATATCGTCCATTATATCACCGTAGTGAGTTTTTGGAAACTTGACCGTCATATGTGGTAAGTTTCCTTTGAGTTGTTGATTGTCATGGTATCACCTGAAAAACGGTTATTTTGGGGTTAAATACGTCAAAAAAGTTAATGTGATAATTTGGTATGTTATAATTGACATATTACTAAATGTGGCCATAGGAACGGTTCCCGTAATAAAATACGGGTTACAGAAATGAATTACGGCGAATTTCAATAGGCTTACTCAACAAAAAACTTTATTGGGGGTCATGGTTAACGTAACACGTCAGATTAAACCGAACTGTTCGTTTTAATCGAGTATTTTCCCGTTTAAATCGCAATGTTTTTAATGGGGGGTGAATATAACGTAATAGGTATATTATAACAGTTACATTTTACGAGGGGGATGTAGATGTACACGACACCATATAAATTAACAAAAAGCCAAATGGATGCTATAAAATACGTTGAATCACCATTACTTGTTGT
Proteins encoded:
- a CDS encoding PEGA domain-containing protein; translation: MIKRSILFLLVLLCVSTVNAGTTSILSSDQTSDYYVELNSQYTDELLLSALNTTSWSAYVPVVVGYGDNKIYFSSEKDLARFCTALAYNVRTLAFSGEYTVYIEDQLVPVTTYYSTSTTTRTGYVENAQYAYIYAVAYTGADYYGSESCIYFNSESLAHAEGKSAASGQFTSRAVSGTYDHRVACLGYQGYGFYSVTIFDYVDYDDTLVTTLIEPPDRGTVSINTEPETAVYDGDILLGTTDNGGLLQIDIPVGEYNLKLVKEGYWDAYESINVNIENETELFVSLAPKTAIFQVSNEFSGNLYPNSVGTLSMDITPLKEAYATKLRVSGVEVSKVYYQTQELPKGSDGYYILGDVTSIQNIEIEFKTPASWGEKTFTVELDAVDIEGTAYTNLETINYEVLELPFLLEMPETFGIGINDITLTDQSGTAYSVLMVLYDSEDVEQWSSSSNLLEYCDYTFEVPIDDAGDYTLELTAKTGTVKTYYSIEIIEPVTLITEEITANPGSVATVQFKISNPTSNVKYYTSELTCPFFNESIAKTFSIAPKTVDKTVDISFEVPEELDLENYQLTLEIFDPDKTDPIYFGNVVLTIPSSSLFLASVPGGNTTLILLAAAVLLIAGTFAALRLKK
- a CDS encoding tyrosine-type recombinase/integrase gives rise to the protein MTVKFPKTHYGDIMDDITDMILLKKDSKEHTAPNDTKKLEIDKLVDEFSEQRRFDNIKEATISNDNDRIRVFLRYIYYTLNKTPETLTNRDYMAFFTYVKRERNCSDNTVNKYFKLLKVFYRLMKFKNFSDFVVESKERKRFSRFDIKHYDAIDEDTLNQVLVKLLKSNSGTKIRDATFIRLLWDTGCRVSEACNLTYSASDLNKGVFKLTHTKTKQDRTVVCSKETLKLLNYFLQHDPDNSPEDHLFKSANGAKLNKYTLSARFRNIVKELKKDGTVPKNQWLVIHSLRHGRAVDLLNKGVSIDVVKEYLGHASIETTLIYSHSTERKNKMLDQISKIL